Sequence from the Burkholderiales bacterium genome:
AATGGCCCGTGCCCGCCGTGGACTCGAGCTTGATCTTTTCCCGTCCGCCTTTCGCCATGATTCAGTCTCCGGATTCCGGCACTCAGATGCGCTCGCCCTTCGCCCGCAGTTCGGCGAGGACGGCATCGATGCCTTTCTTGTCGATGGTGCGCAGGGCGGCGTTGGTCACCCGCATGCGCACCCAGCGGTTCTCGCTTTCCACCCAGAATTTGCGGTACTGGAGATTGGGCAGGAAGCGACGCTTGGTCTTGTTGTTGGCGTGGGACACGTTGTGGCCCACCATCGGTTTCTTGCCGGTCACTTTGCATACGCGCGCCATGGCAGATTCCTTACCTTGCTGGAAAAAGGCGGAACTATACAGAAGTTTGCAAAATCCCTCAAGAGGCGGTATCGTGCCGCTCTTTCGTTTTCCTCACCATGCTGGAAGCCGTCGATCTTTCCTGCGAACGGGGCGGCCGCACCCTCTTTTCCGGCCTGAGTTTCACCCTCGCTCCCGGACAGGCCCTGCTCGTCACCGGCCCCAATGGCGCGGGCAAGACCAGCCTTCTGCGCATCCTGTGTGGGTTGAGCCCCCCTTTCACCGGGGAGGTGCGCTGGCAGGGGCAGGGGCTTGCCGCCGCGGCCGACCGCTTCCGCGGCGCGCTCTTCTACCTGGGCCATCACAATGGCATCAAGGATGAGCTCACCGCGTTGGAAAACCTCCACATCAACGCCACCCTGGCGGGGGACTCCCTGTCGGAGGAGGCCGCGCGGGCGGCGCTGGCCGGGATGGGGCTCGCCGGCCGCGAGGACCTTCCCGCCAAGACCCTCTCCCAGGGGCAGCGGCGGCGGGTGGCGCTTGCGCGCCTGTTGGTGAGCCATGCCCCCCTCTGGGTGCTCGATGAACCCTTGACCGCCCTCGACAGCCGTGCCGCGGCGTTGATCGAAAGCCGCCTGCGCGCCCATCTCGCCGACGGGGGGCTTGTGGTCCTCACCACCCACCAGCCCATCGATCTGCCGGAAATCGCCCTGCGCCGGCTGACCTTGGGGGAGGCATGAGGATCTTCTTCACCCTCGTGCGCCGCGACCTGTTGGTTGCCTACCGCCGGCGGATGGACGTGCTGGTGAGTCTCATCTTTTTCGTCATCGTCGTCAGCCTCTTCCCCTTGGGTGTGGGGCCGGAGCGGGAAACGCTGCGCCTCATTGCACCCGGCGTGGTGTGGGTGGCGGCCCTGCTTTCGGCCATGCTGGCCCTGCCCCGCCTGTTCGCCGCCGATCACCAGGATGGGACTCTGGAACAGATGCTGCTCGCTCCTTTTCCGCTGTCCGCCATCGTGCTCGCCAAGGTGCTCGCCCACTGGCTCGTCTCCGGGCTGCCCCTGGCCTTCATGGCCCCCGTGTTGGGCCTGCAGTTCGACCTGCCGACAAGCGCGCTGCTGGCGTTGCTTGCATCGCTCCTTCTGGGCACGCCCGCCCTCTCCCTCATCGGCGCCATTGGCGCTGCGCTCACCCTGGGTCTGCGCGGAGGCGGCGTGTTGTTGTCCCTACTCGTGCTCCCGCTGTACATTCCGGTTTTGATTTTCGGCGCGGGCGCCGTGGAGACCACCATGATGGGAATGACGCCGGAAGGACATCTGTCCCTGCTGGGCGCCTTTCTGATTCTGGCCGTGCTGGCCACCCCCTTCGTCGCCGCCGCGGCCCTGCGTATTGCCCTTGAGTGATGAAGATCAACTGGTTCAAATACGCCTCCCCGGCCACCTTCTACCCCCTGGCCGGCCGCATGATCCCCTGGTTCTACACCGCGGCCGCGCTGCTGTGCGCCGTGGGACTTTATGTGTCCTTTTTCCTCGCCCCCACCGACGCCACCCAAGGTGAGGCCTATCGCATCATTTTCATCCACGTGCCGGCCGCCTGGATGTCCATGTTCATCTACCTGGTGATGGCTTTCTGGGCCGGCATCGGACTTGCCTTCAACACGCGGCTTTCCTCCATGATGGCCCAGGCCCTGGCGCCCACCGGCGCCATGTTCACCTTCGTCGCCCTGTGGACGGGCGCGCTGTGGGGCAAACCCACCTGGGGCACCTGGTGGGTGTGGGATGCGCGCCTCACCTCGGAGCTCATCCTGCTTTTCCTTTACCTGGGCTATCTCGCGCTGACCGCCGCCATCGACGATCCCCGCCGCGCCGACAAGGCCGGGGCCATCCTCGCCCTGGTGGGCGCGGTGAACGTGCCCATCATCTATTTTTCGGTACAATGGTGGAACACGTTGCACCAGGGCGCTTCCGTCAGTCTCACGCGGGCGCCCAGCATGGCCAGGATCATGCTGATCGGCATGCTCCTCATGGCCTTGGCCGCCTGGATGTATTCCATCGCCGCGGCGCTGTCGCGGGTCCGCCTCATCATCCTCGAACGGGAAAAGAATACCGCCTGGGTGCGCGAAGTCTTGGAGCGCGAAGCATGAATTGGGGCAGTTGGTCCGCCTTCTGGCACATGGGCGGTTATGGCCTGTACGTGTGGGGTTCCTATGGTGTCACCCTGCTTTGTCTTGCGGGCGAGATCTGGCTGCTTGGCCGACGCCGCAGAACTTTGCTCGCCCGCTTGAATCAGATGCTCAGGCTTTCCCGCCAAAACGGAAATGAAACCCCGACATAAGAAACTCGCCCTAATCGCCGCCGGACTTGCCGCCCTTGCCGCCGCCACGGCCCTGGTGCTCAACGCCTTCGAAAGCAATCTGGTGTTCTTCTTCACCCCCACCCAGGTGGCGAAGGGGGAAGCGCCCGTGGATCGCACCTTCCGCATCGGGGGCATGGTGGAGGAAGGCAGCCTGCGGCGGGAGCCCGATGGCCTGACGGTGAGCTTCGTCATCACCGATCGGTTAAACCGCCTGCCCGTCACCTACAAGGGCATCCTTCCCGACCTCTTCAAGGAGGGCAAGGGCGCGGTGGTGCAGGGCCGGCTCAAGGCCGATGGCCTGTTCGTCGCCGATCAGGTGCTGGCCAAGCACGACGAGAACTACATGCCGCCTGAGGCCGCCCACTCTTTGGAAGAGGCGCGCAAGGCCGCCGCCCAGACCGGCAAAACACTGCGCCCTTGAGGCCCCCATGATCCCTGAACTCGGTCATTTCGCCCTCATCCTCGCCCTGCTCCTCGCCCTGGTGCAGGGGACCCTGCCTTTCCTCGGCGCCGCCCGCAACGCTCCCAATCTCATGGCGGTGGCGCGCCCCGCCGCGGTGGGACAGTTCGTCTTCCTCGCCTTTGCCTTCGGCTGCCTCGCCTACGCTTTCCTCACCAATGATTTCTCCGTGCGCTACGTGGCCGCCAATTCCAACAGCGAGCTGCCGCTCCACTACCGCTTCACGGCGGTGTGGGGAGGCCATGAAGGTTCCATGCTGCTGTGGACCTTCATGCTCGCCCTGTGGGGACTTTTCGTGAGTGCCTTCTCCCGCCACCTGCCGGATGATCTGGTGGCGCGGGTGCTGGGGGTCATGGGGGCCATCGCCGTGGGTTTCCTGCTGTTTTTGCTCCTCACCTCCAATCCTTTCGAGCGCCTGTTGCCCGCCCCCCTGGAAGGCCGCGACCTCAATCCCCTGCTGCAGGACCCGGGCATGGTGTTCCATCCGCCCATGCTGTACATGGGCTATGTGGGCTTTTCCATCGCCTTCGCCTTCGCCCTGGCGGCGCTGCTGGCCGGACGGCTGGATGCGGCCTGGGCACGCTGGTCGCGGCCCTGGACCACGGCGGCTTGGGTCTTCCTCACCCTGGGCATCGCCCTGGGCAGCTTCTGGGCCTACTACGAGTTGGGCTGGGGCGGCTGGTGGTTCTGGGACCCGGTGGAAAACGCCTCCTTCATGCCCTGGCTGGTGGGCACCGCCTTGATCCATTCCCTCGCGGTGACGGAAAAGCGCGGCGCCTTCAAGAGCTGGACGGTGCTGCTCGCCATCGTCGCCTTTTCCCTGTCCCTTCTAGGCACCTTCCTCGTCCGTTCCGGGGTGCTCACCTCGGTGCATGCCTTCGCCACCGATCCCAGGCGGGGCGTGTTCATTCTGGGCTTTCTTGCCCTCGTGATCGGCGTGTCGCTGTTTCTTTTCGCCTGGCGCGCGCCCAGGGTGGGGGTGGGGGGCCGCTTCGCCCTGCTTTCCCGCGAGACCCTGCTGCTTGCCAACAATGTGCTCCTCCTGGTGGCGGCGGGCGCCGTGCTGCTGGGCACCCTCTATCCCCTCTTCATCGACGCCCTGGGTCTAGGCAAGATTTCCGTGGGGCCGCCGTATTTCGATGCCGTCTTCCTGCCCCTGATGGTCCCCGTGGTTTTCCTCATGGGGGTGGGGCCCATCACCCGCTGGAAGCAACACCCCCTTCCGGACCTGGCGACCCGCCTCAAATGGGCTTTCGGCCTCGCGGTGGTGACAAGCCTCCTCCTGCCCTGGGTGCTGGGCCACTGGACGCCTCTCATCATGCTCGGCTTTCTGCTCGCCTTCTGGGTCTTCGCCACGGTCGCCGTGGCGGTGTGGCAGCGTTTGCGCGGCAGCCGCAACAGGCCGCCGCGCGCCTTCTGGGGGATGCATCTCGCCCATCTCGGGGTGGGGGTGTTCATCATCGGCGTGACGGTGGTGAAGGGATTCGAAATCGAGCGGGACGTGAAAATGAAGGTGGGGGACCACACCACCGTGGCCGGCTACACCTTCGTCTTCCGGGAGCTGGCCGACAGGACCGGGCCCAATTACCAGGCCACCCAGGCGCGGGTGGAGGTCCTGCGGGAGGGCAGGCACGTGGCGTTGCTGCGGCCGGAAAAGCGGGTCTACAACGCCTCCCGCATGCCCATGACGGAGGCCGCCATCGACGCCGGCCTCACCC
This genomic interval carries:
- the ccmE gene encoding cytochrome c maturation protein CcmE; protein product: MKPRHKKLALIAAGLAALAAATALVLNAFESNLVFFFTPTQVAKGEAPVDRTFRIGGMVEEGSLRREPDGLTVSFVITDRLNRLPVTYKGILPDLFKEGKGAVVQGRLKADGLFVADQVLAKHDENYMPPEAAHSLEEARKAAAQTGKTLRP
- the ccmC gene encoding heme ABC transporter permease CcmC; this translates as MKINWFKYASPATFYPLAGRMIPWFYTAAALLCAVGLYVSFFLAPTDATQGEAYRIIFIHVPAAWMSMFIYLVMAFWAGIGLAFNTRLSSMMAQALAPTGAMFTFVALWTGALWGKPTWGTWWVWDARLTSELILLFLYLGYLALTAAIDDPRRADKAGAILALVGAVNVPIIYFSVQWWNTLHQGASVSLTRAPSMARIMLIGMLLMALAAWMYSIAAALSRVRLIILEREKNTAWVREVLEREA
- the rpmB gene encoding 50S ribosomal protein L28; its protein translation is MARVCKVTGKKPMVGHNVSHANNKTKRRFLPNLQYRKFWVESENRWVRMRVTNAALRTIDKKGIDAVLAELRAKGERI
- the ccmA gene encoding cytochrome c biogenesis heme-transporting ATPase CcmA — translated: MLEAVDLSCERGGRTLFSGLSFTLAPGQALLVTGPNGAGKTSLLRILCGLSPPFTGEVRWQGQGLAAAADRFRGALFYLGHHNGIKDELTALENLHINATLAGDSLSEEAARAALAGMGLAGREDLPAKTLSQGQRRRVALARLLVSHAPLWVLDEPLTALDSRAAALIESRLRAHLADGGLVVLTTHQPIDLPEIALRRLTLGEA
- the ccmD gene encoding heme exporter protein CcmD, coding for MNWGSWSAFWHMGGYGLYVWGSYGVTLLCLAGEIWLLGRRRRTLLARLNQMLRLSRQNGNETPT
- a CDS encoding heme lyase CcmF/NrfE family subunit produces the protein MIPELGHFALILALLLALVQGTLPFLGAARNAPNLMAVARPAAVGQFVFLAFAFGCLAYAFLTNDFSVRYVAANSNSELPLHYRFTAVWGGHEGSMLLWTFMLALWGLFVSAFSRHLPDDLVARVLGVMGAIAVGFLLFLLLTSNPFERLLPAPLEGRDLNPLLQDPGMVFHPPMLYMGYVGFSIAFAFALAALLAGRLDAAWARWSRPWTTAAWVFLTLGIALGSFWAYYELGWGGWWFWDPVENASFMPWLVGTALIHSLAVTEKRGAFKSWTVLLAIVAFSLSLLGTFLVRSGVLTSVHAFATDPRRGVFILGFLALVIGVSLFLFAWRAPRVGVGGRFALLSRETLLLANNVLLLVAAGAVLLGTLYPLFIDALGLGKISVGPPYFDAVFLPLMVPVVFLMGVGPITRWKQHPLPDLATRLKWAFGLAVVTSLLLPWVLGHWTPLIMLGFLLAFWVFATVAVAVWQRLRGSRNRPPRAFWGMHLAHLGVGVFIIGVTVVKGFEIERDVKMKVGDHTTVAGYTFVFRELADRTGPNYQATQARVEVLREGRHVALLRPEKRVYNASRMPMTEAAIDAGLTRHLYVSMGEPLPDGAWVVRVYYKPFVSWIWGGCLLMALGGLAALTDRRYRTRHEGAVAAPQALAGGVA
- the ccmB gene encoding heme exporter protein CcmB → MRIFFTLVRRDLLVAYRRRMDVLVSLIFFVIVVSLFPLGVGPERETLRLIAPGVVWVAALLSAMLALPRLFAADHQDGTLEQMLLAPFPLSAIVLAKVLAHWLVSGLPLAFMAPVLGLQFDLPTSALLALLASLLLGTPALSLIGAIGAALTLGLRGGGVLLSLLVLPLYIPVLIFGAGAVETTMMGMTPEGHLSLLGAFLILAVLATPFVAAAALRIALE